From the Lepidochelys kempii isolate rLepKem1 chromosome 2, rLepKem1.hap2, whole genome shotgun sequence genome, one window contains:
- the MSC gene encoding musculin → MSTGSASDAEELPAMELRGLPLGYPPPAAQRQPRGPLYPSADQSSAAEEEEEDEEEDGEGRCAVAGPAGGCKRKRARAGGKKPPPPPLLPRGAPGECKQSQRNAANARERARMRVLSKAFSRLKTSLPWVPPDTKLSKLDTLRLASSYIAHLRQLLQEDRYENGYVHPVNLTWPFVVSGRPESDTKEVSTANRLCGTTA, encoded by the exons ATGTCCACGGGCTCGGCCAGCGACGCCGAGGAGCTGCCCGCCATGGAGCTGCGGGGGCTGCCGCTGGGCTACCCGCCGCCCGCCGCCCAGCGCCAGCCCCGCGGCCCGCTCTACCCCTCGGCGGACCAGTCCTCCGCggccgaggaggaggaggaggacgaggaggaggacgGCGAGGGGCGCTGCGCGGTGGCGGGGCCGGCCGGGGGCTGCAAGAGGAAGCGGGCCCGGGCGGGCGGCAagaagccgccgccgccgccgctgctgccCCGGGGCGCGCCGGGCGAGTGCAAGCAGTCGCAGCGCAACGCGGCCAACGCCCGCGAGCGGGCCCGCATGCGGGTGCTGAGCAAGGCGTTCTCCCGCCTCAAGACCAGCCTGCCCTGGGTGCCGCCCGACACCAAGCTCTCCAAGCTCGACACGCTGCGCCTGGCGTCCAGCTACATCGCCCACCTCcggcagctgctgcaggaggatCGCTACGAGAACGGCTACGTGCACCCTGTCAACCTG ACTTGGCCCTTTGTGGTTTCAGGACGACCAGAATCTGACACCAAAGAAGTTTCTACAGCTAACAGACTATGTGGAACTACAGCTTAG